One Mustela nigripes isolate SB6536 chromosome 5, MUSNIG.SB6536, whole genome shotgun sequence DNA segment encodes these proteins:
- the ID4 gene encoding DNA-binding protein inhibitor ID-4, producing MKAVSPVRPSGRKAPSGCGGGELALRCLAEHGHSLGGSAAAAAAAAAARCKAAEAAADEPALCLQCDMNDCYSRLRRLVPTIPPNKKVSKVEILQHVIDYILDLQLALETHPALLRQPPPPAPPHHPAGTCPAAPPRTPLTALNTDPAGAVNKQGDSILCR from the exons ATGAAGGCGGTGAGCCCGGTGCGCCCCTCGGGCCGCAAGGCGCCGTCGGGCTGCGGCGGTGGGGAACTGGCTCTGCGCTGCCTGGCCGAGCACGGCCACAGCCTCGGTGGctcggcggccgcggcggcggcggcggcggcagcgcgCTGCaaggcggcggaggcggcggccgACGAGCCGGCGCTGTGCCTGCAGTGCGATATGAACGACTGCTACAGCCGCCTGCGGAGGCTGGTGCCCACCATCCCGCCCAACAAGAAAGTCAGCAAAGTGGAGATCCTGCAGCACGTTATCGACTACATCCTGGACCTGCAGCTGGCGCTGGAGACGCACCCGGCTCTGCTGAGGCAGCCGCCACCGCCGGCGCCACCGCACCACCCAGCCGGGACCTGTCCCGCAGCGCCGCCGCGGACCCCGCTCACGGCGCTCAACACCGACCCG GCCGGCGCGGTGAACAAGCAGGGCGACAGCATTCTGTGCCGCTGA